The proteins below come from a single Saccharophagus degradans 2-40 genomic window:
- a CDS encoding sugar ABC transporter ATP-binding protein, whose protein sequence is MTDQNPLLALRGVGKVFPGVIALQGVDFTLRAGEIHALLGENGAGKSTLIKVMTGVYQKDSGSIAFKGENIHPTCTGDAQALGISTVYQEVNLLPNLSVAHNVYLGREPRKFGLINWKKINRDAAELLKGYNLNIDVTKPLSHYSVAVQQLIAIARGVDMSSGVLILDEPTASLDAGEVQALFKVMREIAAKGIGIVFVTHFLDQVYAVCDRITILRNGTLVGEWLAKDLSQHDLVSNMLGKEIAHSSKTTPVQQDENEQGEALLALQQAAAKGSVEPLSVSVKAGQVLGLAGLLGSGRTELCKLVFGVDALNEGDILLNGKPVKFKHTREAVLAGMGLCPEDRKHDGIFGPMSIRENMIIALQNKRGWWKYIPLKKQKELAEHYVKALKIATSDIEKPIEQLSGGNQQKVILARWLASEPVLLLLDEPTRGIDVGAHAEIIALIRQLCEQGLGLVVASSELEELVAFSDKVLVLRDRKKVAEISGSQINQQNIMQAIAGS, encoded by the coding sequence ATGACAGACCAAAATCCGCTACTTGCCCTTCGTGGTGTGGGTAAGGTATTCCCCGGTGTGATTGCTTTGCAAGGGGTAGATTTTACTTTGCGCGCGGGCGAGATACACGCCTTGCTTGGCGAAAATGGTGCGGGTAAATCTACCCTTATTAAAGTAATGACTGGTGTATATCAAAAAGATAGCGGCAGTATTGCATTTAAAGGTGAAAATATTCACCCCACCTGTACGGGCGATGCGCAAGCCTTGGGTATTAGTACGGTATACCAAGAGGTGAACTTACTGCCTAACTTAAGCGTTGCACACAACGTTTACTTAGGCCGAGAGCCGCGCAAATTTGGTTTGATTAATTGGAAAAAAATTAATCGAGATGCAGCAGAGCTATTAAAAGGTTACAACTTAAATATAGATGTTACCAAGCCCCTTTCACATTATTCGGTTGCCGTACAACAACTTATTGCTATTGCGCGCGGTGTGGATATGTCCTCCGGTGTACTTATTTTAGATGAGCCAACCGCAAGTTTAGATGCTGGTGAAGTGCAGGCTTTATTTAAAGTGATGCGCGAAATTGCTGCCAAGGGTATTGGTATTGTTTTTGTTACCCATTTTCTCGATCAGGTGTACGCCGTGTGCGACCGCATAACAATATTGCGCAACGGCACATTGGTGGGCGAATGGCTGGCCAAAGATTTATCGCAGCACGATCTTGTGAGCAATATGCTTGGTAAAGAAATTGCACATTCCAGTAAAACCACGCCTGTGCAGCAAGACGAAAACGAGCAGGGTGAGGCGCTACTTGCGTTACAACAAGCCGCAGCCAAAGGCTCGGTGGAGCCACTAAGTGTGTCGGTTAAGGCGGGCCAAGTGCTGGGTTTAGCTGGGTTACTGGGCAGTGGGCGCACAGAGTTATGCAAGTTGGTGTTTGGTGTAGATGCGCTAAATGAAGGCGACATTCTTTTAAACGGCAAACCGGTTAAATTTAAACACACGCGCGAAGCCGTATTGGCGGGTATGGGGTTGTGCCCCGAAGATCGCAAACACGACGGTATATTTGGGCCAATGTCCATCCGCGAAAACATGATTATCGCGCTGCAAAACAAGCGCGGCTGGTGGAAATATATTCCCCTTAAAAAACAAAAAGAGTTGGCCGAGCACTACGTTAAAGCTTTAAAAATTGCCACATCCGATATCGAAAAACCCATAGAGCAGCTAAGCGGTGGCAATCAACAAAAAGTCATTCTCGCCCGCTGGTTAGCGTCAGAGCCAGTACTTTTGTTATTGGATGAGCCAACCCGCGGTATTGATGTAGGCGCACACGCAGAAATTATTGCGCTTATTCGTCAGTTGTGTGAGCAGGGCCTGGGCCTTGTGGTGGCTTCTTCCGAGCTGGAAGAGCTAGTGGCCTTTAGCGATAAAGTATTAGTGCTGCGCGACAGAAAAAAAGTGGCAGAAATATCTGGCAGCCAAATTAATCAGCAAAACATTATGCAAGCCATTGCTGGCAGTTAA
- a CDS encoding ABC transporter permease — protein MQSLSISPHLRRFIWPVLGLIFLLAVNLIIAPEFFQLEIKDGRIYGSLIDVLNRAAPVALLAIGMTLVIATGGVDLSVGSVMAIAGAVSASLIVAGVDSMVLVVGAGLTAGVLAGLVNGFLVGYFGIQPIVATLILMVAGRGIAQLINAGQIVTFSHEGFAYLGVGYFLGLPFPVVLVVVAFLLFQLLMRRTALGLFVESVGANSGASYYIGINDKMIKLMVYAVSGLCAALAGMIAAADIGGSDANNAGLWLELDAILAVVIGGASLMGGRFSIALSIIGALIIQTLTITIILSGVPPKFNLMIKAAVIIAILLLQSPQLHRQLSRFSLSLSRSSAARG, from the coding sequence ATGCAGTCCCTTTCTATTTCACCCCATTTGCGCCGTTTTATTTGGCCGGTATTGGGTTTGATTTTTTTGCTGGCGGTAAACCTTATTATCGCGCCTGAATTTTTTCAGTTAGAAATAAAAGACGGTCGTATTTACGGCAGTTTAATTGACGTGCTTAACCGCGCCGCGCCCGTGGCTTTGCTCGCCATTGGCATGACATTAGTCATTGCTACTGGCGGTGTAGATTTATCCGTAGGTTCGGTCATGGCCATTGCCGGTGCGGTAAGCGCAAGTTTAATTGTTGCCGGTGTAGATAGCATGGTACTGGTGGTAGGTGCAGGTCTTACTGCTGGTGTGTTGGCTGGTTTGGTGAATGGTTTTTTAGTCGGCTACTTCGGCATTCAGCCTATTGTTGCCACGCTTATTTTAATGGTGGCTGGGCGCGGTATTGCGCAGTTAATTAATGCTGGTCAAATTGTTACGTTTAGCCACGAAGGTTTTGCCTATTTAGGCGTGGGTTACTTCTTAGGGTTACCGTTTCCTGTTGTGTTGGTTGTTGTAGCGTTTTTATTGTTTCAATTGCTCATGCGTCGCACGGCGTTGGGGTTATTTGTTGAATCGGTGGGCGCAAATAGCGGGGCAAGTTATTACATTGGTATTAACGACAAAATGATTAAGTTAATGGTGTATGCGGTGTCTGGTTTGTGTGCGGCCTTGGCAGGCATGATTGCCGCAGCCGATATAGGTGGCAGCGACGCCAACAATGCCGGTTTATGGTTAGAGTTAGATGCAATATTGGCCGTGGTTATTGGCGGGGCTTCATTGATGGGCGGCCGTTTTTCTATTGCGCTTTCTATTATTGGTGCGCTCATTATTCAAACGTTAACTATTACCATTATTTTAAGTGGCGTGCCGCCAAAGTTTAATTTAATGATTAAAGCCGCGGTGATTATTGCCATTCTATTGTTGCAGTCCCCACAGTTGCACCGTCAGCTATCGCGCTTTTCTCTTTCTCTTTCTCGTTCTAGTGCTGCCAGGGGGTAA
- the yjfF gene encoding galactofuranose ABC transporter, permease protein YjfF yields MINRKFLPLYVTCSLFLALFLAGSVQFDNFFTLRVFVNLFTDNAFLIIAAVGMTFVILSGGIDLSVGSVIALTGVVVSVLLENYQWHPLAAFAVVLVGGTVFGAAMGAIIHFYKLQPFIVTLAGMFFARGLSTIISEESVPITHEFYDDVSMFGFELPGNAWLDASTIISIVVLVAAIIIANYTRFGGRVYALGGDAQSAGLMGVPIARTTISVYAFNSCLAALAGIVFSFYTFSGYSLAAVGVELDAIAAVVIGGTLLTGGYGYVVGTLFGVLIMGVVQTYISFDGTLSSWWTKIVIGVLLFCFIALQRILVAPGAKTR; encoded by the coding sequence ATGATAAACAGAAAGTTTTTACCCCTTTACGTAACATGCAGTTTATTTTTGGCATTATTTTTAGCCGGTTCTGTGCAGTTCGATAACTTCTTTACATTGCGCGTGTTTGTTAATTTATTTACCGATAACGCCTTTTTAATTATTGCCGCAGTAGGTATGACGTTTGTAATTTTGTCTGGCGGTATCGATCTTTCTGTCGGCTCTGTTATTGCGTTAACGGGTGTAGTGGTTAGTGTCTTGCTCGAAAATTATCAGTGGCACCCGCTGGCCGCCTTTGCAGTTGTATTAGTGGGTGGTACCGTATTTGGCGCAGCAATGGGGGCAATTATTCATTTTTATAAATTGCAGCCATTTATTGTTACCTTGGCAGGTATGTTTTTTGCGCGCGGTTTAAGCACTATTATTAGTGAAGAATCTGTGCCAATCACCCACGAGTTTTACGACGACGTAAGCATGTTTGGCTTTGAACTGCCCGGCAACGCTTGGTTAGATGCGTCCACCATTATCAGTATTGTTGTGCTAGTGGCGGCAATAATAATTGCCAATTACACCCGCTTTGGTGGCCGTGTTTACGCGTTGGGTGGCGATGCGCAGTCGGCGGGTTTAATGGGTGTACCTATCGCTCGTACTACCATTAGTGTTTACGCATTTAATTCTTGTTTGGCTGCGTTGGCGGGTATTGTTTTTTCTTTTTATACCTTTTCGGGCTATTCGTTGGCCGCAGTAGGGGTAGAGCTAGATGCTATAGCCGCAGTGGTTATTGGCGGTACGCTACTTACCGGTGGTTACGGCTATGTGGTGGGCACCTTATTTGGTGTACTTATTATGGGCGTTGTGCAAACTTACATTTCGTTCGATGGTACGTTAAGTAGCTGGTGGACGAAAATAGTAATAGGTGTGCTTTTGTTTTGCTTTATAGCATTGCAGCGAATATTGGTGGCGCCGGGCGCAAAAACTCGTTAG
- a CDS encoding beta-phosphoglucomutase family hydrolase, producing MVLDQYSAIIFDMDGTLVDSGQLHEVAWTETLNRFAIPIDRPLMRSLAGVPTKQTIAMLIERFDCKVDSPLEEMNHFKEQVVRDNIHKYVKPTQLAELAKRYHGVLPMSVGTGAYTDEAEVILELCGLRKLLDYIVGADQVTKPKPAPDTFLRCAQLMGQPAQQCVVFEDAKLGIQAAIAAGMDAIDVLTAFQIENEYFL from the coding sequence ATGGTATTAGATCAATATTCAGCCATTATTTTTGATATGGATGGCACCTTGGTAGATAGCGGCCAGCTGCACGAAGTGGCTTGGACGGAAACGTTAAATCGCTTCGCTATTCCTATCGATCGGCCTTTAATGCGCTCCCTAGCGGGTGTGCCCACTAAACAAACTATCGCCATGTTAATAGAGCGATTCGATTGTAAAGTGGACTCCCCCCTCGAAGAAATGAACCACTTTAAAGAGCAAGTGGTGCGCGACAATATTCACAAATACGTAAAGCCAACTCAATTGGCAGAGCTGGCCAAGCGTTATCACGGCGTGCTGCCTATGAGTGTGGGCACCGGCGCTTATACCGATGAAGCCGAAGTTATACTCGAGCTGTGCGGTCTGCGTAAGCTGCTCGATTATATAGTAGGTGCCGATCAGGTGACTAAACCTAAGCCCGCCCCCGATACCTTTTTGCGCTGTGCGCAACTTATGGGGCAACCAGCCCAGCAATGTGTGGTATTCGAAGATGCCAAGCTCGGCATTCAGGCGGCAATTGCTGCGGGTATGGATGCAATCGATGTGCTCACCGCCTTCCAAATAGAGAACGAATACTTTCTGTAA
- a CDS encoding SDR family NAD(P)-dependent oxidoreductase, protein MNLTNQYPSLKGKVVLISGGASGIGANLVDAFCRQGATVAFMDILDDAAEWLVGHIGALNGVDLPHYYKCDMVDIPALQRTIAQIQQDLGPINVLVNNAANDERHDFRDVTVDYWDERMAVNLRHHFFASQAVYADMQKLGGGSIINLGSMSWYATQGGMPAYTSAKAAIEGLTRGLARDMGPDNIRVNTLVPGWVMTKRQLQTCVDDAARRTIREAQCLKSMVMPEDIAAMALFLASDDSKMCTSQHFIVDGGWV, encoded by the coding sequence GTGAATTTAACCAATCAATACCCCAGCCTAAAGGGCAAAGTGGTTTTGATTAGCGGCGGTGCCTCTGGCATTGGTGCTAACTTGGTCGATGCGTTTTGCCGGCAGGGCGCGACTGTCGCGTTTATGGATATTCTAGACGACGCCGCTGAGTGGTTGGTTGGTCATATCGGTGCACTTAACGGAGTCGATCTTCCTCATTACTATAAGTGCGATATGGTCGATATCCCCGCACTTCAGCGCACAATTGCGCAAATTCAGCAAGACTTAGGCCCAATTAACGTACTTGTCAATAATGCCGCCAACGATGAACGCCACGACTTTCGCGATGTAACCGTCGACTATTGGGATGAGCGCATGGCGGTAAACTTGCGTCATCACTTCTTTGCTTCGCAAGCGGTATACGCCGATATGCAAAAGCTAGGTGGTGGCTCCATTATAAATTTGGGCTCGATGAGCTGGTACGCCACCCAAGGCGGTATGCCTGCCTATACCAGTGCTAAAGCTGCTATAGAAGGCCTAACTCGCGGTTTGGCTCGAGATATGGGGCCGGATAACATTCGTGTGAACACTCTTGTGCCTGGCTGGGTAATGACCAAACGTCAATTACAAACCTGTGTAGACGATGCCGCGCGGCGCACTATTCGCGAAGCGCAGTGTTTAAAATCGATGGTAATGCCCGAAGATATCGCCGCAATGGCGCTATTTCTCGCCTCAGACGACAGCAAAATGTGTACATCGCAGCATTTTATTGTTGATGGGGGATGGGTGTAG
- a CDS encoding ribulokinase yields the protein MVSYALGLDYGSDSVRALLVDTATGSEVATATVLYPRWAKGLYCNPSADQFRQHPLDYLESLETVLADLWQAAPAGAAQHVVGIAFDTTGSTPIAIDSEGQALALKPEFASNPNAMFVLWKDHTAVKEAQQITAAAQAASENYLKYEGGIYSSEWFWAKALHVLRADPAVRDAAYSWVEHCDWMPAVLTGTTHPSKLRIGRCAAGHKMMWHESWGGFPPNGFFKALDPVLDGLRDTLPAQTYTSDQSVGALTAEWATKLGLPAGIAVGFGAFDCHMGAVAARVKPGVLTKIMGTSTCDITVATYQEMADTCARGICGQVDGSVLPGMVGLEAGQSAFGDLYAWFRNLINWPLQNIALSQTVLDDTTRQALIKEIEDKTLIALSDEAAKLAPGQASITALDWVNGRRTPDADQTVAMAIAGLKMGSQAPQVFRGLVEATAFGARAIIERFRAEGVRVDSVVAIGGISKKSDLVMQICADVWGCPIDVLESDQSCALGAAIFAATAAGVYPNVAAAQEVMASSVCKTYTPNSDTAATYNALYQNYLALGAFVNGEAK from the coding sequence ATGGTTTCTTATGCTTTGGGCCTCGATTACGGCTCAGACTCTGTTAGAGCTCTTCTGGTAGATACCGCTACTGGCAGCGAAGTGGCAACAGCTACAGTGTTGTACCCGCGTTGGGCGAAAGGGTTGTACTGCAATCCCAGCGCCGATCAATTTCGCCAGCACCCGTTAGATTATTTAGAGTCATTAGAAACTGTACTGGCTGATTTGTGGCAGGCGGCTCCCGCTGGCGCTGCTCAACATGTGGTTGGAATCGCATTTGATACAACCGGTTCTACGCCTATAGCAATCGACAGCGAAGGCCAAGCGCTGGCATTAAAGCCAGAATTTGCCAGCAACCCCAACGCGATGTTCGTATTGTGGAAAGATCACACCGCAGTAAAAGAAGCGCAGCAAATTACTGCCGCAGCACAAGCGGCTAGCGAAAACTACCTTAAATACGAAGGTGGTATTTACTCTTCCGAATGGTTTTGGGCCAAAGCATTACACGTGCTGCGCGCCGACCCTGCGGTGCGGGATGCCGCCTACAGCTGGGTAGAGCACTGCGACTGGATGCCGGCTGTGTTAACGGGCACGACGCATCCAAGCAAGTTGCGAATAGGCCGCTGCGCCGCCGGTCACAAAATGATGTGGCACGAAAGCTGGGGTGGTTTTCCGCCCAATGGTTTTTTCAAAGCGCTCGACCCGGTATTAGATGGCTTGCGCGATACATTGCCTGCTCAAACTTATACCTCCGATCAAAGCGTAGGCGCATTAACTGCAGAGTGGGCTACCAAGCTGGGGCTACCAGCTGGAATTGCCGTGGGCTTTGGTGCATTTGATTGCCATATGGGCGCTGTGGCTGCACGGGTTAAACCAGGCGTGCTAACCAAAATTATGGGTACGTCTACCTGCGACATTACTGTAGCTACCTACCAAGAAATGGCCGATACCTGTGCGCGTGGCATTTGCGGTCAAGTAGATGGTTCTGTATTGCCTGGCATGGTGGGCCTAGAGGCGGGTCAGTCTGCCTTTGGTGATTTGTACGCATGGTTCCGCAATTTAATTAACTGGCCGCTGCAAAACATTGCGCTTAGCCAAACCGTGTTAGACGACACTACTCGCCAAGCGCTAATTAAAGAAATTGAAGATAAAACCTTAATAGCCCTAAGCGACGAAGCGGCCAAGTTGGCGCCGGGCCAAGCGAGTATTACTGCGCTGGATTGGGTTAACGGTCGTCGCACTCCCGATGCCGACCAAACCGTGGCTATGGCCATTGCCGGTTTAAAAATGGGCAGTCAAGCGCCGCAGGTATTTCGCGGCTTGGTAGAAGCTACCGCATTCGGTGCGCGCGCAATTATCGAACGCTTTCGCGCAGAAGGTGTGCGGGTTGATTCTGTTGTCGCTATTGGCGGTATTTCTAAAAAGTCTGATTTGGTAATGCAAATTTGCGCCGATGTATGGGGCTGCCCCATCGATGTATTAGAAAGCGATCAAAGTTGTGCGCTAGGTGCTGCTATTTTTGCTGCCACTGCTGCGGGTGTTTACCCCAATGTGGCGGCGGCGCAAGAAGTAATGGCGTCGTCTGTATGCAAAACCTATACGCCTAATAGTGATACAGCCGCAACGTACAACGCACTTTATCAAAACTATTTAGCCCTAGGGGCATTCGTAAACGGAGAAGCAAAGTGA
- a CDS encoding L-ribulose-5-phosphate 4-epimerase — MSYLELKREAYEANMELQRRNLIIYTWGNVSQIDRAKGVMAIKPSGVPYEELLPEHMVIVDMENNIVEGQMRPSSDTKTHTHLYRHFETIGGVTHTHSTYATAWAQAQVSIPCFGTTHADFAYGEIPCTAVMSDEQIERDYEEETGVQITDAFAGKNPDEVPMVIVAGHAPFTWGKDAAKSVYHAVVLEEIARMAYLTKTLNTQQASLKQGILEKHYQRKHGKNAYYGQS, encoded by the coding sequence GTGAGCTACTTAGAGTTAAAGCGCGAAGCTTACGAAGCCAACATGGAATTGCAGCGTCGCAATTTAATTATTTATACATGGGGTAACGTTTCGCAAATAGATCGGGCTAAGGGCGTTATGGCTATAAAACCAAGCGGCGTACCCTACGAAGAATTATTACCAGAGCACATGGTTATAGTGGATATGGAAAACAATATTGTAGAAGGGCAAATGCGACCTTCTTCTGATACTAAAACCCATACTCATTTGTATCGTCATTTCGAAACCATTGGCGGTGTTACTCATACACACTCCACTTACGCCACCGCGTGGGCGCAGGCCCAGGTAAGTATTCCCTGCTTCGGTACTACTCACGCCGATTTTGCCTACGGCGAAATACCTTGTACTGCGGTAATGAGCGATGAACAAATAGAGCGCGACTACGAAGAAGAAACCGGCGTGCAAATTACCGATGCATTTGCAGGTAAAAACCCCGATGAAGTGCCTATGGTAATTGTTGCCGGGCATGCGCCATTTACTTGGGGCAAAGATGCGGCTAAATCGGTTTATCACGCTGTGGTGCTCGAAGAAATTGCGCGTATGGCTTACCTGACTAAAACCTTAAATACCCAACAAGCTTCCCTTAAGCAGGGCATTTTAGAAAAACATTACCAGCGCAAGCACGGCAAGAACGCTTATTACGGGCAGTCTTAA
- the araA gene encoding L-arabinose isomerase, whose product MKIYGEKKIWFVTGSQHLYGPGVLAQVAENSQAIAAGLTASEHVSANIESRGVVTTPKEILDVCQAANSDENCVGLILWMHTFSPAKMWIAGLSALNKPYMHLHTQFGAALPWGDINMNYMNLNQSAHGDREFGYIGTRLRQERKVVVGHWQKESVQIQVDDWVRAAMGWAESQTLKVARFGDNMRQVAVTEGDKVSAQIQFGYEVHAFGLGDLAKACEKITAEQITAQLELYKQDYEIDADVFTDVHSLEMLQNEARLELGMEAFLEEGNFKAFTNCFENLTGLSGLPGLATQRLMSKGYGYGGEGDWKTAAMCRIVKVMSLGKAAGTSFMEDYTYNFGDPDQVLGAHMLEVCPSISNEKPKVVVERHTIGIKKDIARLIFTGTPGPAINISTIDMGTRFRIIANEVDTVKPPQDLPNLPVAKALWEPRPSLEVAAAAWIHAGGAHHSVYTQGINLDQLNDFAEMAGVEMVVIGADTNVNEFKKELRFNAVYYHLSHGI is encoded by the coding sequence ATGAAAATTTACGGCGAGAAAAAAATTTGGTTTGTAACAGGTTCGCAGCATCTCTACGGCCCAGGTGTATTGGCACAAGTAGCAGAAAATAGCCAAGCCATTGCGGCAGGTTTAACTGCCTCCGAGCATGTTTCTGCCAACATCGAATCGCGCGGTGTAGTTACAACGCCAAAAGAAATTTTGGATGTATGCCAAGCGGCTAACAGCGATGAAAATTGTGTGGGCCTCATTTTGTGGATGCATACATTTTCGCCAGCAAAAATGTGGATAGCTGGTTTAAGTGCACTCAACAAGCCTTATATGCATTTACATACCCAGTTTGGCGCAGCATTGCCCTGGGGCGACATAAACATGAACTATATGAACCTTAATCAAAGCGCCCACGGCGACCGCGAATTTGGTTACATTGGCACTCGTTTGCGTCAAGAGCGCAAAGTAGTTGTTGGCCACTGGCAAAAAGAAAGCGTGCAAATACAAGTAGACGATTGGGTGCGTGCGGCAATGGGCTGGGCGGAATCGCAAACCCTTAAAGTGGCTCGCTTTGGCGATAACATGCGTCAAGTTGCTGTAACTGAAGGCGACAAGGTATCTGCTCAAATTCAGTTTGGCTACGAAGTGCATGCTTTCGGTTTGGGCGATTTAGCAAAAGCGTGTGAGAAAATTACTGCAGAGCAAATTACTGCGCAGTTAGAACTATACAAGCAAGATTACGAAATAGATGCAGATGTATTTACCGACGTACACAGTTTAGAAATGCTGCAAAACGAAGCGCGTTTAGAGCTGGGTATGGAAGCGTTTCTAGAAGAAGGCAACTTTAAAGCCTTTACCAACTGTTTTGAAAACTTGACCGGCTTATCGGGTTTGCCAGGTTTGGCTACCCAGCGATTAATGAGCAAAGGCTATGGCTACGGTGGTGAAGGCGACTGGAAAACCGCTGCAATGTGTCGCATTGTAAAAGTGATGAGCTTGGGTAAGGCTGCAGGCACATCTTTTATGGAAGATTACACCTACAATTTCGGCGACCCAGATCAAGTATTGGGTGCGCATATGTTGGAAGTGTGCCCAAGTATTTCCAACGAGAAGCCCAAGGTTGTGGTAGAGCGTCACACCATTGGTATTAAGAAAGATATCGCCCGCTTAATCTTTACCGGCACCCCTGGCCCTGCTATCAATATTTCTACCATCGATATGGGCACACGGTTCCGTATTATTGCCAACGAAGTAGATACCGTAAAACCACCGCAGGATTTGCCAAACCTGCCTGTTGCAAAAGCACTGTGGGAGCCGCGTCCAAGCCTAGAGGTTGCTGCAGCCGCGTGGATTCACGCTGGTGGCGCACATCACAGCGTTTACACACAAGGTATTAACCTAGATCAGCTAAATGATTTTGCCGAAATGGCCGGTGTAGAAATGGTTGTAATCGGTGCCGATACCAACGTTAACGAATTCAAAAAAGAATTGCGTTTTAACGCTGTGTACTATCATTTAAGTCACGGTATCTAA
- the tal gene encoding transaldolase, with the protein MSSNQLDQLKALTTVVVDSGDINAVARYQPEDATTNPSLVLKAIEQPEYNHLVAQAVAWAKEFAKDKPLVTATADKLAVMLGCEILKHIPGRVSTEVDAHLSFNTEATIAKALELVAMYEQAGVDKSRILIKIASTWEGIQAAKQLEKMGIQCNLTLLFGFAQAQACAEAGVFLISPFVGRILDWYKKDQPNADFTGLNDPGVVSVTKIYNFYKACGFQTVVMGASFRNVGELQSLAGCDRLTISPALLDELQNQTAPLVALLVDKGVSEEKPAPLTEGSFRWAMNEDPMATEKLAEGIRNFAKDQVKLYRLIEKVAG; encoded by the coding sequence ATGAGCAGTAATCAATTAGATCAACTAAAAGCGCTAACCACTGTTGTAGTCGACAGTGGTGATATCAATGCAGTGGCACGCTACCAGCCAGAGGATGCAACCACCAACCCATCGCTTGTACTAAAAGCAATCGAACAGCCTGAGTACAATCATTTAGTTGCACAAGCTGTAGCGTGGGCTAAAGAATTTGCAAAAGATAAACCTCTGGTAACGGCAACAGCCGATAAACTTGCGGTTATGCTGGGTTGCGAAATCCTTAAGCATATACCTGGTAGAGTATCTACTGAAGTGGATGCGCACTTATCGTTCAACACCGAAGCGACTATCGCCAAAGCATTAGAGCTGGTTGCAATGTACGAGCAAGCGGGTGTAGATAAGTCGCGTATCTTAATTAAAATTGCCTCCACTTGGGAGGGCATTCAAGCTGCGAAACAGCTAGAGAAAATGGGCATTCAATGTAACCTAACGCTATTATTCGGTTTTGCTCAAGCGCAAGCGTGTGCCGAGGCGGGTGTGTTTTTAATTTCGCCATTTGTGGGCCGTATTTTAGATTGGTACAAAAAAGACCAACCCAATGCCGATTTTACAGGCTTAAACGACCCCGGCGTTGTTTCAGTCACTAAAATCTATAACTTTTATAAAGCCTGTGGCTTTCAAACCGTTGTAATGGGCGCAAGCTTCCGCAATGTGGGTGAGCTTCAGTCGCTAGCAGGCTGTGATCGACTCACCATTAGCCCCGCCTTGTTAGACGAGTTGCAAAACCAAACTGCTCCTTTGGTAGCACTGCTTGTAGATAAAGGTGTAAGTGAAGAAAAGCCTGCGCCTCTTACTGAAGGTAGCTTCCGTTGGGCAATGAACGAAGACCCAATGGCAACCGAAAAGTTAGCCGAGGGGATTCGCAATTTCGCTAAAGATCAGGTTAAGCTGTACCGTCTTATTGAAAAAGTTGCAGGTTAA